In Cicer arietinum cultivar CDC Frontier isolate Library 1 chromosome 1, Cicar.CDCFrontier_v2.0, whole genome shotgun sequence, one DNA window encodes the following:
- the LOC101505975 gene encoding uncharacterized protein — translation MCDDVEPNFDAMNDGVEPVMIDLTDVFTTGMIFDTRDELLKWARNVGRENRIVVVIFRSETTTTRPRTKTKLILGCERSGKYRPWKNPNLTRSTWTRKCDCPFRLRGIRSNVDDRWYRMPLLEIIGVTSTEMTFCVGFAYLQSERLDNFTWALQMNVKAKRKMIVFPKKKQVQIMEAWEALIYSYDEAQYYMKLAIFEGIWLIPHKERFVEAWTNRVMHFGNTTTQRVESAHWSLKRILQDSIGDICSVWETINSMIVLQHNEIIASFEKSIIQKVH, via the exons atgtgTGATGATGTGGAACCTAATTTTGACGCTATGAATGACGGAGTTGAACCTGTTATGATTGATTTGACTGATGTGTTTACCACCGGCATGATATTCGATACACGAGATGAATTATTGAAATGGGCTAGAAATGTTGGAAGGGAAAATagaattgttgttgtgatttttaGATCTGAAACTACAACAACACGACcaagaacaaagacaaaattaattcttggttgtgaaagaagTGGTAAATATAGACCTTGGAAGAATCCTAATCTTACGAGGAGTACTTGGACTAGAAAATGTGATTGTCCATTTAGATTGAGAGGAATACGATCAAATGTTGATGACAGATG GTATCGAATGCCATTACTTGAGATTATTGGTGTTACATCTACtgaaatgacattttgtgtGGGATTTGCATATCTACAGTCTGAGCGTCTTGATAACTTCACATGGGCACTACAAATG AATGTCAAAGCCAAGCGCAAGATGATTGTGTTTCCAAAAAAGAAGCAAGTGCAAATAATGGAGGCATGGGAGGCTCTTATTTACAGTTATGATGAGGCTCAGTACTACATGAAGTTGGCTATCTTTGAAGGAATT TGGTTAATTCCTCACAAGGAAAGGTTTGTTGAGGCATGGACAAATAGAGTTATGCACTTTGGGAACACCACAACACAAAGGGTTGAGTCGGCGCATTGGAGTTTGAAAAGGATATTACAAGATAGTATTGGTGATATATGCAGTGTTTGGGAAACCATCAATAGCATGATTGTATTACAACACAATGAGATAATAGCATCATTTGAAAAAAGCATCATTCAAAAGGTGCATTGA